ttactcactcatcccagctgctgcaacaccagcaacttcacatcagggaggaagttcaaattacctccgtgttaaatgtttaaccatcacggtgactgaaggcagctgcaggttcatgagggactgttactgtcagattctgcagttcttgcggctgctcatcgcacccagaaGTGAACCCTGGTCagtgagcattggaggagtctgttctgctgatgttagacttaaactagactggtgtttaatattgtggatctgtgaaagataaatcagttctgtatcaaatcccgtgtctcaggtgcttactgtctctaccacactcacaatgtacactagactGGCCACTCGGCCGATCtggttcctgcccatgtttctgttccatatcagaatattaaactccttcTTCACAGCTCTTTTGAACATCATTGTAACATTTTCACTCATTTCAGAGGACGTgcttcagacagctgggttgttgcaatgcGCCTCTAAAGTCTGACCGCAGACTagtgagtgaatcttcgatggagcagagtcagaaaccaaagagtggCCATCCTGAGTTAGGGTTTTGGGGCTCCGGAAAGACACGGGGTCTAGAGTTTAAGAGGAGAAGGAAGAAGCGGAATCAGGCCAGCAGGATGTGCCTACAGATGAAAGATCGGAAACATTTGGAAATTGattgaaaaaaaatgcaaaaCACTGTAGGAAATCGACAGagcaggcagcaaatgtggagaggaataaatagacaacgtgTAGGCCGGGCTCCTTCAGCAAGTCTAGACCATGTATTCCTCTGTTTAGTTGTTGCCTGAattgcagagctcctccagcattttgtgtgtgtgcgtctctgtatttccagcaactgcagaatctcttgtgttttatatctgcctttGTAAGAGGATTGTACTTTGGGATTAGAAACactttgatattgagtatattgtttatgtgagccgctttctgcgttaaaacacccgctgagttttctatatacaaaaaaaaactgaggtatggACATAGAAGCGGTGCTTGCAGTAACTGTTTAAAAATTTCGCCGGCGCTGAAGCATCGATCATATGCGCAGGCGTCAATGTTGATGACGTATGCgaatatcacgcatgcgcgcagttcaCAAAAGGCCTATGGAAAACGGCTGCCGGATCGGACGCAGGTAAGCGAATATTTTGGGGCGACTGTCTTAAACAGCGATTTCGGGACAATTCCTGTGAACTCCGTAATCCCGGGACAGACctactctcttccctctctctcagccccacgggccccggggagcttccggctgatgagggaatgggaaccgatggatatctcagacagagctgagctccagctgtctaaatgcaaggattaggaactcggagaaagggaacaaaatcgtttatatcaccagttgagaaaatcagctttgttctacctccaatcacaaacaagagaaaatctgcagatgctggaaatccaagcaacacacacaaaatgccggaggaactcagaattagtactcttttccatagatgctgcctggccagctgagtccctccagcattttgtgtgtgttgcttgagctacCTCCTTTTGTTCTCGACTTTTCTACCCGTGAcgacatgttttgacccattctttCAGGGAAGATAATGATATCAAAAATTTTTGCCCTGgacaacaagtagctttcacatcacaaatgtgccagactccaatgagacagactactgcccttcccttcatattcattggcattaccatcactgagttcactaCCGTCAGACACCcaggggagggttcaggggaaatagttatgtacaatacagaaactgctgttacctgtgtgtattgtggtgatgcaaaagttgttgGAGAGTTTACAAGTGGGAAgaggtggagtgatatttggaaatctgaatttttaaagcataatttagcaagcaaaccatttatagacaatgtgcaaaagctttgtTGGGAAAATCCTCCATTACCTGTTACAGGCCTGTGACatggtgtgagagtgcagatgaactggatcgaacccagaggagatcacagttcttacagacagtgatttgctggctgttaaaatgaatacctctctatataaaattcacagtGCACATGTCGTCATTGGGTAAGAGAATGCACAGTACAAGAGTTATGTGcatactggtcattacaaattagagggggcattggtgggaaggtggggagaactccagtgtccctgacacccTAACCTACAAGATGTGCGTCCAGCTGCACTTTAAGGAGATGGAGCTGAAAATGGATGAATTTTGGATCATCCAgctgttggagggggtgatagatatgacatgaagagaggtgagttgcacctaaggtgcaggacacaggaaactggttgAGAGACATGAAGGGGAATGaagttaaatagccatcgcagagtactcttgtTGCCATCCCACACAACAGCAGGTGGGCCGCATTAGAAACTGTTGGGGAGGGAgagattacctggcagaggaaagtcaaacaggtgataggggattcgttagttaggggaacagaacagagGGGATGAATGGTCAGTCTTGATGGTGTCAAAAGgacctgacaagtgtggtttgggataggccgttttctggcaaaggagtacttggtaagcgggaggccttcagaagagACATTTTTgagagtgtagagtttgtatgttgaaaggtaactggtgcagggaaccttggatttcaagagatattgaggcccccgatattttgttcctctaaatgcctcagactgttgggtgctaccaagactcatttATGACAACAGTATCATAATTCCACCCCCGAGCTCATCTGACTTATTTTCAatcatcttctgttggtttctaaaagcttcgaatagtttttgctcttttgtttgctctctctttgacatttatgttggctttggcttctcatttcagccacggtTATGTCTTCCTGCCTttacaatgcttccacttctttgggatgtatcgatcactcagctcctgaattctcccagaaactccagccattgctgctccgttgtcagtccaaccttttcccttccaatcaagtttggccagcttctctgtcacagaaacatggagaagttcagtacagaaacaggctatttgcccAATCCAGTCAATGCCAAACAAACATTTAaactgtctaatgcaactacctgcatcgggaccatcaccctccatacccctaccatccaggctcccatccaaactacTCTTAAgtggtgaaaccgagctcatattcaccacttgtgttggcatctcattccaccctctcacgaccatttcagtaaagtgcttttccaaatgttcccatgAAATTTtcacttccccacttacccatgacctatGGTTGTCATcgcacccatcctcagtggaaaaagctgcttaccTGTACCCTATCTATACTGTCATAATGTTGTCTATTCccaacaaatcctcaaagaaatgtataatatctttgtttatgttTCGAGCCTTTTTCAgatgtataggatgatgagggacactgatcgtgtggatagccagaggttttttccccagtgctgaaatggcgaACGTGAGggagcatatttttaaggtgcttgaaagttgatacggagggaatgtcaggggtaactttatttacagtgagagttgtgggtgcatggaacggaTTGCAGGCtacttgtgtgagagtgtttcagttactgtggggccaggaacccatgcagctcagtgggaacagggaataataccaatggagagagtcaaactgagccaggtcacagatcggAGAtagcagaaatgccccattcttacagagacaggaaaagcatcagagaatttgatggtcattccagataccagcaccgTGCCCAGTTAGAACATGATTTCTCTTTCCAactcttcactgtaacagtgtgatgccagctgacaccttgacaactcaagcgATCTCATTAGAAATGCCCTGCACCCATTGAtgaattttgtaaatctttttacaggttaaaaatgacaaggaatttgcctACGGGAATCTCGAAAACAAcacgccagttttgttgtctctgtccagatatttaagaagtgcagcaagggattcagtcgatcatccttcctgctcagactgtggggagggattcactcgatcatctgaccCAATGGCACGCCCGTTAGTTTATATGGGGGGagcccattcatctgctcagacagtgggaatggatgcacttggtcatctcaactgaaggtacatcagcaagttcacactgggacaaggccattaacctgttctgtgtgtgagaagggattcagtctgTCATCCCACCTCTGGACACACCAATCAGTTTAcattgggcagaggctggtcatctgtggaatttgtggggaagaattCACTCAGTCAActaacctaatggctcaccagcgagttcacactcgggagcggccgttcacctgctcagactgtgggaaaggattcactcagtcatctcagttactgagacaccagtcagttcacactggggacaggCCATTTAACTGCTCAgcctgcgggaagggattcacttccgCATATAagttactgagacaccagtcagttcacactggggagaggccattcacctgctcagaatgcgggaagggattcacatcaTCATATCagttactgagacaccagtcagttcacaccggagagtggccgttcacctgctcagactgtgggaagcgattcactgaaTTATCTcgactgaagatacatcagcgagttcacaccggagagaggccattcaactgctcagactgtgggaagggattcgctcagtcatctcaactgaaggtacatcagcgaattcacactggggagaggccattcacctgctcggactgtgggaagggattcacttcatcatctctactgaaggtacatcaacaagttcacactggggagaagccgttcacgtGCTCGGACTGTGGCAATGCATTCACTTCTTCAGCTCacttactgagacaccagtcagttcacactggggagaggccattcacctgctcagactgtgggaaaggattcactttgtcatataagttactgaaacaccggtcagttcacaccggagagtggccgttctcctgctcagtctgcgggaagggattcactgatttaCCTCAACTtaaagtacatcagcgagttcacaccagagagaggccattcacctgctcaaactgtgggaagggattcgct
The DNA window shown above is from Hemitrygon akajei unplaced genomic scaffold, sHemAka1.3 Scf000077, whole genome shotgun sequence and carries:
- the LOC140722456 gene encoding uncharacterized protein, with product MAHQRVHTRERPFTCSDCGKGFTQSSQLLRHQSVHTGDRPFNCSACGKGFTSAYKLLRHQSVHTGERPFTCSECGKGFTSSYQLLRHQSVHTGEWPFTCSDCGKRFTELSRLKIHQRVHTGERPFNCSDCGKGFAQSSQLKVHQRIHTGERPFTCSDCGKGFTSSSLLKVHQQVHTGEKPFTCSDCGNAFTSSAHLLRHQSVHTGERPFTCSDCGKGFTLSYKLLKHRSVHTGEWPFSCSVCGKGFTDLPQLKVHQRVHTRERPFTCSNCGKGFAQSSQLKVHQRIHTGEKPFTCSDCGKGFTQLSQLKAHQGVHTGEWPITCSDCGKGFASSSHLKVHQRVHTGERPFTCSDCGKGFTRSSILKAHQRLHTG